ACTGTTTCCAATACGTATGATACATGCGATTAAATTTTCaaggatgaaaaaattaaatactagttttcgtattttcctctctcgcaAATTCCACGACGATGAAGTTGACGaagtaatttctttgaaaaatatttcagtccgtacgaaaagaaagataacatgataatattataaatatggtcgaaaaattttttttgtcaagCATAACtctatcgtataattttaattaattattcttgaaataataaagaacgaCGGATCGACCTTTCGTTTATATCAACTTAACCGATATCGATCGCGTGTAAATCATTAAATTccagagaataagaaaaaagttgtgTCGCCCATATGTCAACGAAAGGCatgtctctatctttttttttcttttctctctctctctctctctctctctctctctctctctctctctctctctctctctctttctctttttctctgtctctttctttatcgacgAGTTAATCACCGTGAAGTAATGGAAATgtcgaagatttttttctcttcgaaggaTTTTCGCATCCTTTGACATACATGAGAGTAcattcgtttatattaaaaatgtattaggGTCGTCGGGATAAACATCGAATGGGGTAAGAacaaaacaatgaaaaagtcaatgaattcgatttaaagtaaaagagaagtaagagatcaaaaaaataaaaatatgtaagcTTGACGTTTTGTTTATCGGACAAAAAGATTTATGGAATTCCATCGCGCaatctatgtaaatatatatatatgtatgtatattacatatataccgtGTGAGTATCAATCGATTACGAATTAATGATACCAAACATCGACGATTTGTCTTCCtttcatttacaaaataatcaaATGCGACACAAATGATCGGCGTTTATTGTATATGctggaaataagaaaaataacaaacttAATGATTGGTCAGctcgtagaaaatttatctCTATCAGTATTTATCGTCGAAGTCAGttattatttcctctttttctttttcttttttcttttttacgtttttcgtCGAACTAATTtgcttttaattcgatatttgttttttctttttctttttcgttaatacGACGACTTACGATGACTGCGAGAAATTTTGTTTACCAACTAGTTCTACAAATTTCtaaatcataaatttcattaatgagtgcatataatataataagaatgcAGAGGGACGGTCTAATAGCTTGATCAGCATATTTCGCAAACCAAAACATCTACATCAATGAGAAACGTAAACAATGTTATAGTATTAGTACTCGGTGATAGTAGTATTGGTATAAACTCGCTTTGCTGTTATCAAGATtcacaagaaagaaagagagagaaaagaaagagggaaagagagagagaacaaataaatGACACCCGTCCATTATCGAAGATGCGCCATTcgcgcttttttttcttttctttttttatatgctaCCAATGAACacaagtaaaaggaaaagaattcttttgcGATTTAGAATCCAACACGTTCTTTATGATGTTTTCGTCATCGATGAGAACGTAACGAATAAATaccaattaatattttatatatacatatataatattaaaaacgaataaatgccGTATAATGTACGTATaccgattttttaatttataattaattcactgatataattaattaatagataattcatataatttcgTAAGAAAACTTACCCTCTTCGGTGCAACAACCTAAAAGTGTTACAACGTTCGGATGACTACCAAGCTGTTGCATGATCTCTAATTCTCGTactaaatcttctttttcacgttCCGAAGCACCTTCTTTCACTGTTTTAACAGCCACCAATCTCGTTGTACCCTGATGACCAGTCAAGTCGTCGGCTTCGGCTTTCCAAAcctaacaaataataaaaaaaaaaaaattcgatattttacattttaaacgGATCTTAtccaatttttattgaaaacgtAATAACTTATTGGTATCAACGTATAGtgtcaatataaatattatcaataataattctcgACTAATCATTGTTGTATCGTCGAAATAACAAATTCATCACGAAAGCAttcatatattctttattagcgatttcgtataatatatattatatgtacatatatatgtgtatatattatatttacatttataggtataaatatgtacatacgtataaaatacTCATGAGATTTCTATATTCCCGTTAAAATTCGCCTTTTTACGCGAGCATTTAACGCGCCACAAAAAGACGCGTCCCACGTACGTAGTTATACGTGAGATTCTCTGACGATTTATTATCCTTGCTTTTCGtacgaggagaaaagaaaacatataatGCCTTACCTGTCCAAAGTTTCCTTGCCCGAGGACCGTCTGTAACCTAAGCTTATCTCTAGGAAACTCCCATCTGGATTCTTGCGACGGAGGTGGCGGTGGTTTCTCTGCTTCGTGACACtgaatggataaaaaaaaaagaagaaaaaaaagaaagaaaaaagatataaaaaaaaagaaaaagaacggataaataaatataaaacgagaGCAAAATAATAGAGTTTAAATTCGCGATAGGGAATGTttactcgttcttttttttttggagctTATTAATGTAATCGgtatataaatcattcttaCCAAATGTTGTATCCTCGGTAGCTTTGTAATTGCCTTTTCGATGGACGTTTTAAAATCCCCATTTTCGAGATTAAGAGCGTCCTTCCTGTAACTTATCTCGGATGACGTGTCCGATTCTTCGAGCACCTGCATAAGTAAATCATCATCGACGTTAATcgtcgaatgaaagaaagaaagaaagaaagaaagaaagaaagaaaggaaagaaagaaggaaggaaggaaggaagaacagaaagaagaaagaaagagaaaaagaaagaaagaaaagaagaaagaaagaaagaaagaaagaaagaaagaaagattcgttCGCGACGCTACGACCATGAACAAGATGCAAATATTATGACGAGAAAAGACGGAGAGTTTGACGTAAATTCGAGgtgataaataaatcgacTAACAaaggatgataataataagcaCAACATCTTAAGAGGTTGCTGTGAtttaaagtaagaaaagaattcttttctttttttttccttcttcatttgCTCGAGACGATttgagataaaaaggaaaagaaaaagaaaaaaaaatatgttgtcTTTATCGTCAGATTTTTctacgtatttcttttcttcctttctttttcgaatcaaTCGAAAATAGTACGCGACTCCATAAGACGCATGAATCTCCCGCGACCATAATCGCGACTCGAGAGATCGTCGATCGTGTTCGTTCGATGATTCATCGAGAATCCTTCGTAAGACAAGGCGATCGCGTTCGTTCGCGTTGaccgcttttcttttttattttgattcgttttcttttctctttctttttttttatcttttttatcttcttcacACATTAACAAGCGACTAAGAACTGTTAATAACGTCaacaataaaaatcgaaatgacagaaattcttttttcctcgttttttctcttttttccaacgtgataagtattattatagCACGTTAATTGTATACTACTCGGGTACGACGACTCGGTGAAAAGAGAATCCAAAGAGCTCGGACTACTTTCGCTCGCGTAGAGCAGTTTACTTTCAAATCTACGGCATCCTTcctgtctccgtctctctctttctctttctatctttttctctctctcttttttacactctctttctctccatttctctgGGTCAAGCCTACGCTAACCCAGATATCGAAAAGATGTTGGAGAAACGGAGCAGATAGCCTTCCCAGGTCAACGACTCACCTTACGATTCCTAATGATCAGTCTTCTAAGAATGAGTCCAACGCCAACGGCAATCGGAAATACGACGAGCGTAGCCAAAATATAACTAACTACTGCTACGGTCTCTTGTGATGCAATAGTGTCGCTATCGTGTCTCTTAGTCACTTCACTAATATTCACTGATTCCCGTGGGCTAACGGCAATCAAACCACTGTCAAAGTACGTCCTGTTGAATTCGATCGGTTGATACCCTAAACCGGCATAATCCGATACAACAGATCGATTGGAATAAATCGATCTGTACCTCGTCCTGTTAACGAAATTGGAAGGTGTACTAGTAGGTCTGATAGTGGATTTAGGGGTTGATTTGGGGGTTGATTTAGGGATGGGTTTAACGGTGGGTTTGTTGGTAGCAGAGGGAGTGGTGTATCGCGAAGCAGGAGCTTCCTGAGGTGATTCCACTTTATCCTTAGTCGTATTACTTTCCTCTAAGGGTATTTCGACCGTACGAGTAGCAGGACCAAGGGTGCTACTGTCATCGAATATATCCGAGGTGTTGTAAAGCTGCATTATAGGAAGTACATCGTCTTCCTGTTTTGCTTTATCCGAGAGACTGCGTCCTCTGCTTTCATGAAAATCGTGCATATGCTGTTGAGCAATCCGATTTGGAAATTGATTCGTCGAAACGGTAGACGTTTCCAAATCCGGCAGAGTATTGCTCTCAGTGCTCGAAGTGTTCTGCGATCTATACATCTTTTGAATCTCGGAAGGATCAAGATCTGCCGCTAAACCGAACGGTCTATCTTGATCCGGTTTCCTACTCGAAGTCAATCGATTTATAGATTCCGTCGTACTCGAGCCGATCAAACGATTATCGTTCGATATCTTTTCAACGAGTAACTTGGGTGTCACCGGAAATACGGGTGCACTAGTCGTAACTTCCGGCGTCATCGAGGTTGTCGTAGTCGTTACGGTGGAGTGCTCGTTGTTGCTCTCCTTCCGAGTCTCGTCTTTGATATCCGAGTTAGACAGAGTCTCGATCGAGGCCTCGGTAGGACCATCGACCAAAGGAGAAGACGAGAGAAGATCGACGACCGTCGTCTCTTCCGGGACTTTCAAATCTGACAAACTTTCATTCGTCGTAAAATTGTCCTCGAAGGTACGATTGACCTTCAAGGAGGCTTCATTTTCAATACGAGATTCATCCTCTCGACGCTCCAGATCAAGGGAGTTCCTTCTGTCAGCGTCAACGAGAACGGAATCTTGCGTGCCCGTGGAAGGCATCGCTTCCGGGCTCGCGTCTTTCTGGTTCACCGCACCGCTGTGCAAGACAGCGCTAGCTGATTTACGAAGAAAACTTCTattatgatgataatgacgatgatgaggATCAGGATCGGTCGAACTTTCTTCGATAACGAGGGTTACTCTGTCGGACCACTGTTGCTGATGCTGCTGTTGTCTGTTGTTTCGAGTAAGAGCGCTCGTGATTCTCACGGGTGCGCGTTGCGGCGCTGACTGAGCGCCGGTTCGGTGGGCACCGCTCGCGAGgacttttcttcgtcgttcccCCACCAAGGAGGGAGTAGCGATCGTGCTCGGTCTTCCAACCGCTTCGACGCTCCTGCCAGTACTGAGTCCAGCGGATTGCGAGGGCTCCTCGCTGATGCCGGCAGCACCGGCGGAAGCCTCCGTCGACGGTGACTCTACCCTGCCGTTCGTTATCTCGCTGGAAGCGCTGCTGCTCCTTCGAGaacctccaccacctcctcctcctcctcctcttcctgcgtcgactcttcctcttcctcttactCCAGTCTCTCCGCTTAGCCCAGGTCCGGTGTAGTTGCGCAACAGTCTCGTCACGTTGGTTATCGTATACGCGTACACGTGTTGCTGGTGATGCCGGCGAGTCTCTTGCGTCGTGGTCTTtaacgtcgacgtcgacgtcgtcgtcgtcgtcatcgtcggcgtcggcgtcgtcgtcgaaaAGTTTTTCACCGACGACTCTCTGTAAGGTTCCGTCACGACGATTCTCAATGTCGTCGAACTCACCGTACTTTCCTCGATGCTGTTACTCTCCCGAGACTTCTTATCGTCCTTCGAACGGTACTCGGAAACACCATCGTTTCCAACTTTTTCTTCGACATCTTCCATCTTTTTGCTCCTTCGGAAACTACCTCTTGATACTTTCGTCTTCTGAACACCGTTCTCACCCCTCCGCTCCACCGCTTGCTCCTCGAGCTCCGTCGTATTTCCGTTCTGTGTCATGTCCTTGCTGGGAATCACGTTCGTGGCGATCGTCGAGTCGGACAATCTTGTTTTCCTATAATACAAATTCGGCACGTCTCGCAACGTGTTCTTCGTTGTCTTAGAAACTTTGTTCTTCTCGATCATGCGTCTTTCCAAAGCAACGTTGGTCTCCtccttcgatatttcttcAGCTCGAGTCGtagttgtcgttgtcgttgtcgttgtcgttccCGTTGTCGTTGTAAGCGGGGACAAGCTGGTTCTCTTGCTAGGATTTCTCCTTCGCAAGGTTGTTGGAGTAACCGAGACAAGTTCGTTCGAATCGTTACCAACTGTCGTTACGTTCTGCAGCTCCGGTTGTAGTTTCTGACCGAAATAAAGGAACTGCGACATGTCCTCCATCGGAATGTTACTTTCTACGGGTCTAAAGTGCTTGTAAAGGGACTCCGGCATGGAAACGAtgttttttttacgaacgttATCAGCCTCCAAGGACTTTGGGACGCTCGTTACCGGCGCCATCGTCATCGTGGACTCGATGTCCTCTCGTTCGCTCATCAATGTCGTTAGGTTCTCTTCCATCGTTGCTTTGAACGTTTTCTTGTCAGCATCGTCGGTACCGTTCTTCGCCGTAGAAACCCTAGCATACATTCCTTCGTTCTTCGTCTCTTGTGCTTCCAGGATGTCTGGTGGATCCTTTGGAGTGACGTCGATGAGACGGCCGTTTCGTTGCTTCGACATTCGTCGTCTTCGAGCTGCAAGAATGTTCCGCAGTACCTGTTCCCTCTTAGCTTTCGACGAGAGTACTTCGACGGAGGGTATCTCGGTGCTCGAGGACACTAGaccttgaaatttttcttcctcctccgtTGTTTCTgcgaacaaataaatgaaaattaataaaccaCGGTTTACgggagtaagtaagtacttgaAGAAAAGGCGTCTGCGTTTACCCGAGTCTAAAAGCGAACGTTTATTATCCGCGGAACGCGTTCCTTTCATTTTCCCGTCGCCGTGTGTCTTGAATAATGCAGACCACCCCTCGTTATCTCTATCGTAATCTAGAATCATCATCTGACCTTGAAACGGAGACGCACAGTATCATCGTCGTTGGACGAAATTCTAGGGGCATTACTACGTTGAGAGAttgtttctctcgttcttttcgtGACGTGAAACAAGAAGCAcgaggatagagaaagagagagaaataaagagagagagagagagaaagatggagagaaaacaaaaagagaaggaaagaaagagaaagacagaaaaagggaATATAGCTAAGAATGCCGTCGTGTATGTTGGCGTTGGAAGGAGGCTACGAAGTCGTGGGTTATCGCCGCGAACGTGACCGCATAAAggatcgtaatattttatgtgAACACGTGTATGAGGAAGGTCAGTATTGCTCCTGTTCTTGTTTCGCGAGTACGCGAGCGTGCTACGTACCGGACTCAACGATTCAACAACGAGTCGGCCTACTAAACTATAACGCGAACGCATTATATGCCCAAAGCAATGTTCCTTACtccatttgttttctttttaaataatatgataaataaaataataaataataaaataaatgataaataaacgtTAATCTTTATCGGACGATACGTTTTAGCGCCGATATCGAAATGCTTTGAGAAACATACGTTCATATTTATCAGATATAAAATACGACATAAGCCGAGTGGAAAACACGTGgaagattaaaattatatggTTAGATCTTTGAAGAACAGATAATCTCTCACGGCTCCACGTTATCTACGTTTATTATCTCAAGATTTTATATTGAGAAAACCTTGGTCTTGGCGATGCTCTTGATATCGCAAAACGATCTACTGCGACGGTTCAATATTTATCTTCCGTGCGAGTAAAACACTATGAAACGACTTATACTACCGACCGAAACGCAATACGAAAGGattgcttttttaatataaagagTTACGTAATAGTTTGATCGAAGTTTGCTGCCGTTTCGTCGATTTTACGAAgttaagataaaagaaaaaaaaaaagaacaagagagagagaaagaaaaaaaaaagccagATTTAATCGATTCCGACGAAATGATCGTTATTGACAGATAGAAAACAAAGTAAAGAATGACAATGGCTTTAAGTAAGATCGAGAACATCGACAATTACGGTAGTTTAGCATTATCAACGATCATAAGAAGAGTACCACTCCGAACATCGACgattaatcattaaatatttacataaaaatttgcTCTATCATCGTTTCTTCTCCAAACTCACTATAGCCGTTGGCTATACACGCGACAAGATCAAGCTTCgcttttcttcgtcctcttaTAGCCAGAAGTGTATTTTGtacctttatcttttctatctctctctttctttctctttctatttctctctctctctctctctctctctctctctcgctctccttctttctctccttctttctctttttctctatctatctctttctctttctctctttttacctcTCGTACATCGAGGAACGGTTCGTTTCACTCTTGTGGCCGTCTTTTGCGAAGCGTGGATCCGCTTCCGCTGGTGGACCCGACTCGCTGTTACATAGGACATTCATTACATTTCAAACTCGTACGAGTTTCATGATCAATGACAATCACCTTCtacgtttttactttttaaccTTTTGCTCTATGATGTCATCGTTCACGTAACACTTCATTTACTTCTCGAAATAACATCGTTTAAGGATCGTTagatttattgtaaaaaaagaagttgttATCGAAGTTTAGTTTTTTGttcgttatatttctttttttgttatgtttTTTTGTTTGCATACGTACTTGATacgtaaaagatatataaacgtagaaaagaaaaacgaaatatctctgatcatatttttgtttctggaaatatatcaagaaagtcattcgaaaattctttatttcttttttattttttcattaagcaactatttttaatgttattttaatgTTACAACTATCTTAAATTAATCTGATATTCtctttacaatataaatatcgtttcaTATGACAcctttcaataaaaatatgacattttacaattaaaaaaatgaagatttgTTATAGAACATCACCTTTAAAAGATGTTGAGTCATGCTCGACGTAAGAATTTAAAAGGTTATCTCGATAGAATCATAAATtcgaaaacgatttttatcgtattataaatcGTACGATACTTAATCTGTTAATCGTAttgatctatttttaaaatatatatctgttatCAAATTGcagttgttttttcttttttttgaaaggtcaataattttattaatctaatttattgatattaattgataaaactttacttattaattgcgtttttattttttcacctCTATCTAGTGTAGAGgcattattaatttgtatttatatgtgaTTATGTCATTTTTACATTAgatattattcattcattagATTAGATTTAGATCCGAAACtctcaaatataattattaattacattaaacAGTGTAAGAcccgataaaatatattacagaaatgaatatataaatacattaaaatcATCATAAAAGATCTGCAATAACGATTGCTATCTAatggattattttctttttcttatttgtttcttcctaattatttaatttctgtctcaaaaaataacaaatcttTAAATTCTAATCTATTTCTCactcataaatatattctaaaataccttttaattttcgataaaacattaatttaaataacgaaagataatttctttttctcgtatgACGAATTAACAGTTGATGATTCTTACGAAACGAAAGATCATGAACTATGTTTGTAATTGGACAACAGGCAACGATAATTTGAAaggataatcgataaataggAACAGTTTAATTTCGATCCATCGGATGATCGTATCTTCCTTAGTCACGATCGCGATCGTTCGAGAAGCTTCCTTTTCTAAACTACCATATCTCATGAGGATCCTTTGAAAATACCGACGAGCAATTAATGACGTAAATCGGATGATCCATCGAAGGCCGACGACCGAGTAGGATCAACGATCtataccgatcgatcgatcggaaagaagccaaaaaaaaacatacgttGGTTCCTTCGATGTTTATCTTCTTAAAAGAGAATTAAGGGTCATGGTCTTTCTCTCCCcactcctctctttctccttctctctctctctctctctctctctctctctctctctctctctctctctctttctattcgttcATAACTCATTTTGCGAACGGAGTTACGGAAGGAAGATGGCACGAATACACGCGATTAATCCTGGTAGCAATGGCAACTAACGCGCGTGATTACGTGTCAAAGATCGGATCGCACCGTCGAGCGTTGCATAATGGCCACGCGATCTTCCTCAGAACGAGGTATATCTTTAAAAACGAGTCTGagaaatcgaacgataatgataaacgTTATCGAAAAGTAACACGCAAGATCTCTTTTTGTACATTAACGATCAATTAATTACCGATATAAAAACGTTTCGTTTAAACGAATCACGTAAGACGTTATCCTTGTggattgaaaatgataatattggatgtaaataaacgaaaaggaaaaagaagaacaaaaaagtcCGTTCGTATAGAAATCTGGTTTCTTTGTATACGTTTCGACTGTGATTGctatgaaaaggaaagaaaagaaatcgataatattgataaatatgttttctttGAACATACGATAAGCgtgatatataagtatataacttatatatgtatatatatatatatatatatatatatatatgagtctatgtatgtgtgtttatttatattttgacgAAGTTAGCAGAAGTATTATGCGGCAAAGGTGGCATCATCTTGCACAACAGTTATATAAGAGTTCCAGGAACGTACAATGGGTTCTCGATGTTGCATTAAATCGTATGCAGGTCCAGGTAGAACAATGGAACGCGAAGGATCGAATCGGCGTTCGCGAAAATTCATCGGACACCTTCCGGAACGCTTCCTGGATTACGTAAATCGTTATCATCGTAACGAGAATCTAGAAGGATCTCGAATATCTTACgtattaacgaataaaaacaaaaacaaaaacaggaaaaatatACAACAACGTTAGACAGATGTTATAACAAGGAGTCTATATATTTACGAAGTTCAAAGTTCCTCAGTCTTCGACGAAGCCTCGACTTAGAACGCACGTTTCTCGCGATCACGATCAAGATCATTGACTTCTCACGAATGTAAAGCGATCCCTCGAAAGCCTCCGTATTGCTGCTAGGATCCTTCGTCCGGATATCACGTAGACTCGGAGAAAGGACAGGATTATCATAGTCGTGCATCTGCAGGACGTCACGTTCTGCCACGTCGAAGTCTTTTGTgacaaaaaattctttttcttcttttttcttgtttttctttttctctcgtattcaacatacgtatttacatactcaatcttcgatcgaaacgatcctCGTATTAACtcaaaatagagaaaaagagagagagagaatattttatgaatcttCCATCTAAATAGAATTCAAGGACGAACGTCGAcgacttttacatttttctgaagatttaaaaaaacaatcatTTCTAGCACGCACGCGATGCCTTCGATTTGACCGAATTCCTTGCACGATCTTGATAAGTACCAAGCATGAAATTGTTACGCTCTACTACGAGCATGAAAGTTCATCGACTACTCTTAGAATCCATTATCGACGTGTCCTAAAAGTCATCCATATATTCTAACCATTTCCACgcctactttttctctttttataacaacaaacaaaacaaCTTCGGACCGCTAAAGAATCACCGAAAAAATTTTCAGAAAATAACGTCgtcgttcgtaaaaaataaaaagaacgaaaataaaaaaaaggaaaaattaaattcgtagaagcttatacatacttatatatctacttGTTATTTCATAATACAAACTGTTATTCTCCATTCATTATTCGTGAAATCGTACGAGTTTACCGGCCGGCACAGctaattatattcgattatagGTATAACCGGTGAAGCTTGTACACCGGTTCGAGCGCGCATGGCATCGAGATAGTATTCGATATCGAccaagagaaaggaaaggatgaCTTTCCGGCGGAGACCTGGCCGTTGGATTACGCTGAAACGCACGTTCAAGGTTATCCTCAAGATCACGGTCACGTCGCCGATACTCTGGACGATCGCCATCAGTCATCGAACGATTCTCAAGAgcatctatctacctatctatttactaggtagatatatactaatataaaaatatatatttatacgtatgtgtatgtatgtatgtatgtgtgtgtgtgtgtgtatatatgtatttatgtatatatcgtattcaTACCGATATAAGAAATAACTATGATGTATGACTCACGAttgtttctttcgaacgaacaactttctttcttcgttgttAACTACGTacaacttgaaaaaaaaaaagagagaaaaggaaaataaaaagaatgatcaaCATACTTAATGATTGCCTAACCTTCGCATAAGAttccatataaatattatcgatcttttctaGAGACAGTAATATAcgtttcgaaagaaacgataaaactatattaataacgatcgtAACAGTACAACGATCATCATCGTATTCCTCTGTTGGCTAGATTCGAGACCGGTTTTTGAGGAAGCGACTAAAGTGGCACGGACCGGTAAAGTTCATTGCCATTTCGAGCACCATTTATTCCCACTTTTAGCACCTAACGTATGAGtgtataagtaaatatataagtatgtattatatatatatatatatatatatatatatatattgtgtgtgaatgtgtgtatatatgtaaacggCATACGCGATTTCAGTCGTTGAAAGAATAATCGAGACTGTCGGAATCGTTAGAATTCCTACAAAGGAATTACCGCTACGATATTGATCAGTATCGACATCTCAAAgactagaaaagaaatattattaatcattctcCGATGATTTTTTAACTTCATTAGGatgaagtaataataacaagtaaTAACGAgctattgtaatattttacgaaatatttacgatctttTCTACGagataattcataataaaaatttaaggacaaaggtaaaagaagaaggagtaacgagaagatcgaaagacagagaaaatgagagaaagaaagagacaaaaacagacagaaagagagagagagaga
The Vespula pensylvanica isolate Volc-1 chromosome 4, ASM1446617v1, whole genome shotgun sequence DNA segment above includes these coding regions:
- the LOC122628976 gene encoding serine-rich adhesin for platelets-like isoform X3, with translation MMILDYDRDNEGWSALFKTHGDGKMKGTRSADNKRSLLDSETTEEEEKFQGLVSSSTEIPSVEVLSSKAKREQVLRNILAARRRRMSKQRNGRLIDVTPKDPPDILEAQETKNEGMYARVSTAKNGTDDADKKTFKATMEENLTTLMSEREDIESTMTMAPVTSVPKSLEADNVRKKNIVSMPESLYKHFRPVESNIPMEDMSQFLYFGQKLQPELQNVTTVGNDSNELVSVTPTTLRRRNPSKRTSLSPLTTTTGTTTTTTTTTTTRAEEISKEETNVALERRMIEKNKVSKTTKNTLRDVPNLYYRKTRLSDSTIATNVIPSKDMTQNGNTTELEEQAVERRGENGVQKTKVSRGSFRRSKKMEDVEEKVGNDGVSEYRSKDDKKSRESNSIEESTVSSTTLRIVVTEPYRESSVKNFSTTTPTPTMTTTTTSTSTLKTTTQETRRHHQQHVYAYTITNVTRLLRNYTGPGLSGETGVRGRGRVDAGRGGGGGGGGGSRRSSSASSEITNGRVESPSTEASAGAAGISEEPSQSAGLSTGRSVEAVGRPSTIATPSLVGERRRKVLASGAHRTGAQSAPQRAPVRITSALTRNNRQQQHQQQWSDRVTLVIEESSTDPDPHHRHYHHNRSFLRKSASAVLHSGAVNQKDASPEAMPSTGTQDSVLVDADRRNSLDLERREDESRIENEASLKVNRTFEDNFTTNESLSDLKVPEETTVVDLLSSSPLVDGPTEASIETLSNSDIKDETRKESNNEHSTVTTTTTSMTPEVTTSAPVFPVTPKLLVEKISNDNRLIGSSTTESINRLTSSRKPDQDRPFGLAADLDPSEIQKMYRSQNTSSTESNTLPDLETSTVSTNQFPNRIAQQHMHDFHESRGRSLSDKAKQEDDVLPIMQLYNTSDIFDDSSTLGPATRTVEIPLEESNTTKDKVESPQEAPASRYTTPSATNKPTVKPIPKSTPKSTPKSTIRPTSTPSNFVNRTRYRSIYSNRSVVSDYAGLGYQPIEFNRTYFDSGLIAVSPRESVNISEVTKRHDSDTIASQETVAVVSYILATLVVFPIAVGVGLILRRLIIRNRKVLEESDTSSEISYRKDALNLENGDFKTSIEKAITKLPRIQHLCHEAEKPPPPPSQESRWEFPRDKLRLQTVLGQGNFGQVWKAEADDLTGHQGTTRLVAVKTVKEGASEREKEDLVRELEIMQQLGSHPNVVTLLGCCTEEEPHYLILEYVMYGKLLAYLRDHRTRQDFYNFSEDSAALTSRDLTVFGYCVARGMEYLASKKIIHRDLAARNVLVDHNKLCKIADFGMSRFANEDGEVIETRHGRNALPIRWMAPESLIYSLFTTKTDVWSFGILMWEIVTLGSTPYPDMTAREVMRNVQSGYRLERPSHCRSELFRVISRCWHADPDRRPEFQILRRDLAQLLEDNMNGHYVDLESFASECTD